GCATGTTTGTTTGAATCCGCGTCATCTATATGAATCACTTGGCCCATGATATGTTTAAAAAGAGCCGCATCCGTCCCGGCGAAATGAATCCAATTTTCGCGATGCTCCCAATCCTGGAAACCGCTCAGTTTATTGCGGTAGTATCTCCTTAGTTTACTGGCTGATATCCCATAGAATGAACTGATGGTCTGAATGCTATGAGCCTGGTTGTCCGCTGATACCTTTTAAAAAAGCTGCGAAATCCTGTGTGATGCGCGTCCCTTTGGCTACTAGTTCCCAATTTCTGTAGACTACTTTATCGGTATCCTGGTTGAGCCACCTGCGGCGCTTGACATGAAGATAGACCTGCATGCCACGGATAGGAAAATCTTGAAGGGTAACGGGTTCGAAAAACCCCTTGGAAATCAACTTCTGGCCTTGATATTCTTCAGGTGTATTATTGAGTTCCTCCAGAAAGATATCCAGTCTTTTTTCTTCTTTGGAATAGTGGGTCATCTCAAAATAATCGGAAACTCCTTCGGGAATAATTAAGGGCATTAACGCGTTAAAAGATTCGTGCATCTGTATAAATATCAAAGCACAAATATCTAATTATTTTTTATCCCCTCCACAACTTTTGTACATGATCCCCCATGATCCCCATTCGTGTAAGTTTTGTAGATACTGAAAAACAAAAAAGCCTGCAAATATTTAATTTGCAGGCTTTTGTATGTTTTGACTTTTAGATGTGTAGCCCGTAGGGGAATCGAACCCCTGTTTCAAGAATGAAAATCTTGCGTCCTAACCCCTAGACGAACGGGCCATATCGTTTTCGATGATGCAAATATAGAAGCTTTTTCAAAAAGCACAAAAAAAAAGTGCTGTCTGTGTGCTAATTCATTGAAATTGAGAAAAATTATTTTTTTAAAGGACCTATTCTACAGCGTATGCGAGCATATATTCATTGAACTTCTCGTAATGGACATCATAAATATGTTTGTCTTGATCGCTGTCGAGTTCAAGTTTTAATATGCCTTGTGTTTGATATTCGAATGGTTGTATGGTCATGTTGTTCAAGAAGGAGACTCCAGCGTTGCCTTGAAGTTTATAAATCGCTTCTTTGGCGCACCAGCAAGCATAAAGCTGCTCATATCGGCTATCATCCTGGGCGATGAATGCAAGCTCCGCAGGTTTTAGAAACTTATGTTGGATGCGCTCTACTTTTGTTTTGATGATTTCCATGTCGATACCAACCTCACCTTTTGTACTGATCATTGCTGCAGCGTAATCAAAGGAGTGTGAAAGTGATATTTTTTGGGGGAAATTAGCGAGATAAGGCTTGCCATTTGCATCCGAAGGACATTCGATATAGCGGGATGTGTTTAATAAGGTTCGCAATAGCACACGTGTGGCAAGCCAATGCAACCGTCTTTTCCCTTTATTAAAGGACCCTAATTTTGCTTTTTCACGTTCATCCAATTGAAGCTTCGACAGTAAATCGTCGTCCGATTCCTCAATTCGCCAAATTGCAAATTTGGTTTGGTTATCAATTTCACGTAGATACACTAGACTCATACCCAAATTTAAAAAACAAATCGCAGATTTTTGTTTTGAAAAATGAAGTAAAATTAGTGGGAGAACTGTATTTTTGAATTTGTATAGCATTGCCTGACGCTTTTGCTATTTTGATACACATGATTTTATCTGATAAAAGAATTCTCGAAGAGATTGAAAATGGCAGTATTGTCATTCAACCATTTGATCGTAAATGTTTGGGAACAAATTCCTACGATGTACATTTGGGGAAATATTTGGCAACGTATGCAGACCGTGTACTTGATGCCAAGAAACACAATGAAATTCAGCATTTTGAAATCCCGGAAGAAGGTTTTGTAT
The DNA window shown above is from Sphingobacterium thalpophilum and carries:
- a CDS encoding transposase, producing the protein MHESFNALMPLIIPEGVSDYFEMTHYSKEEKRLDIFLEELNNTPEEYQGQKLISKGFFEPVTLQDFPIRGMQVYLHVKRRRWLNQDTDKVVYRNWELVAKGTRITQDFAAFLKGISGQPGS
- a CDS encoding 4'-phosphopantetheinyl transferase superfamily protein, yielding MSLVYLREIDNQTKFAIWRIEESDDDLLSKLQLDEREKAKLGSFNKGKRRLHWLATRVLLRTLLNTSRYIECPSDANGKPYLANFPQKISLSHSFDYAAAMISTKGEVGIDMEIIKTKVERIQHKFLKPAELAFIAQDDSRYEQLYACWCAKEAIYKLQGNAGVSFLNNMTIQPFEYQTQGILKLELDSDQDKHIYDVHYEKFNEYMLAYAVE